A portion of the Etheostoma spectabile isolate EspeVRDwgs_2016 unplaced genomic scaffold, UIUC_Espe_1.0 scaffold00018250, whole genome shotgun sequence genome contains these proteins:
- the LOC116679827 gene encoding insulin-like growth factor-binding protein 5, with product MLLYFNILVLLLLQPALSSPMPLTKPSRGCPTCKSKSTQSQPAVALNATASGIGEPCGVYVLSCAHGLRCAPSEDEPRPLRALLEGRGVCSNASSISPTETIHTVDPAPSEDPDEAPCRKLLTTLIEGLDAHLFKSNHDIYMPNCDKRGFFRKKQCWSSRGKRRGKCWCVDPNGMPVCSNTKQKGGLRC from the exons ATGCTtctgtattttaacatcctgGTGCTGCTCCTCCTGCAGCCGGCTCTGTCAAGTCCAATGCCGCTGACCAAACCATCCAGAGGATGTCCCACCTGTAAATCAAAGTCCACGCAGAGTCAGCCGGCTGTAGCTCTAAATGCCACCGCTTCGGGCATTGGAGAACCATGCGGGGTCTACGTTCTAAGCTGCGCCCATGGTCTACGTTGTGCACCTTCAGAGGATGAGCCGAGGCCCCTCCGTGCCCTGCTGGAAGGCAGGGGAGTCTGCAGTAATGCCAGCAGCATCAGCCCAACTGAAACTATCCATACTGTAG ATCCAGCTCCTTCTGAGGATCCAGATGAG GCTCCATGTCGGAAACTGCTAACCACACTTATCGAAGGTCTTGATGCCCATTTATTTAAGTCAAATCACGATATCTACATGCCTAATTGTGACAAGCGTGGTTTCTTCAGGAAGAAGCAG TGTTGGTCATCTCGAGGTAAGCGGCGTGGCAAGTGCTGGTGTGTGGATCCGAACGGCATGCCTGTCTGCTCGAACACTAAACAGAAAGGCGGCCTGAGGTGTTAA